One Mycobacterium paraseoulense genomic window, AGTCCGCATGTACATGACGCCGATCAGCGCATCTGCCGCCCATCGGACGTCCGCATCGGGCGGTAAAAGCCGCTCCCGTACGGCGCTTTCCAACAGACCCACGAGCCGCTTACCCGCCTTGGCGATCACCTTGTCCTGGAATGCGGCGTAGAGCTCCGGGTGCCGCGGAGCGTCCGCGATCAGGCGCAGCTGAATAGACAGCATCTCCGGTGCCATGACCCTACCCAGGTGCGCGACGATGGCGTCGAGCTCGGCTCGCACGCCGGCCTCCGGTCGCGGCCGCGGCCACTCGATGAGCCGCTCCAGCGTGTCGAGAATCAACGCATCCCGATTCGGCCACCGCAGCAGCAGGCTCGGGCGGGCGACTCCCGAACGGCGCGCGACGCCGCGCATGCTGAACCCCTCGAACCCGCGCGCGGCCAGTTCCTGCTTGGCCGCGGCGTAAACACGGTTTTCCGTCGACGGATCGCGGGGCCGCCCCGGAGCCGATACCGGGTGGACGTCCATGTCAGGCTCCTGGCTATTTCAGCAAGGCCAGCCCGTTGTCGCGCAAGAATTCCCGGCGACGCGTCTCGTCGAGACCCTCGACCTTTAGATACATCTCGGCCGGCTCGCGCAGCCCCTCGGCGTGCGGCCAGTCGGACCCCATGACAAGGGCCTCGGTTCCGCCGAGCGCCTCGACGAGCTTGACCGTGTCGTCCTCGGGGTAGGGCACGACGTTGACGTGTCGCTTGAAGATCTCGCTGGGCCGTTCGGTGAGTGGCCCTCCGAGCCACGGGCCCAGCCGCGCCATGCCGCGACTCTTGTCCATGTGGCTGATGAAGTGAGGAATCCACGCTGCACCGTGCTCGCTGACCAGAACCCGAATGTCGGGGAACCGCCCGAAGAGGTTGTCGAAGATCAGCGCTGACAGGGTGTCGGTGATCGGCCGCTCACCGTAGGTGTTCTGCCACTGCCAGGCGGAGAACTGGAACGGCGGCCCCATCTTCCAGCCCCACTGCGAAGCGACGTGCTCCTGATAATGATTCTCCGAAATGTGATAGCAAATCACCGCTTTCGCTTCGTTGATGCGAGCCCAGAAGGGGTCGAAGTACGGGTCACCGGGACTACGGCCGTACGCCGGTCCGGTGCACAGGTAGATGAAACGCGCTCCGGCATCGAGGACCCGATCGAGCTCGGCGACCGCGCGGTCGAGGTCGCGCAGCGAGTTCAGCGCCGGCGCATAGATGGTGTCTTTGTAGTTGAATCCCCAGTCCTCGTCGATCCACTTGTTGAACGACTCGAAGTTGTCATACAGCGGATCGATGCCGTCGAGGAAGGGCTCCGCCAGCAGCGCCCAGCCGCCCGGATACATGATGGACCGCTCGATCTGTTGCTCAGCGAGCTGTTTGATCCGCGCGTCTCTGTCGAGGTACTCGATCTGGACCGGCTCGAAGAACCGTTCGGCGTCGGCGGCGTTACCCGACGCTCGCTGCTTGAGCATCTCGACCAGCGAGCCCGGAACGTAGGCCTTGTCCGGGTCGGTCTCGAACGCGGTGACGATGCGCTGGTTGGCGAGGAGCGCCTTGCCACCGGTCGGGGTATCGATCAGATGCACCGCGGTGTCGAGCTTCGCCTTGGGCATGAATCTGGTGAAGCAGTCCTTGGCCTCGTAGGAGTGCTGATCGAAGTCGACCAGTTTGTAGGGCAGTGGTCCGACGGTGTCCTGTATCAAGGCCATGTCAATTCTCCATCCTTAACGTGTCGCTTAATAATATACCGCATTGGTATGTAATCACGCCAGACCTTACTTCGGCAGCAGCGCGCTCAGTCCGTACGCTGATCGACGGCGGTCCCGGCCTCTTGACGGACATACCTGACAAGTCCGTCGGCTATCGC contains:
- a CDS encoding amidohydrolase family protein, encoding MALIQDTVGPLPYKLVDFDQHSYEAKDCFTRFMPKAKLDTAVHLIDTPTGGKALLANQRIVTAFETDPDKAYVPGSLVEMLKQRASGNAADAERFFEPVQIEYLDRDARIKQLAEQQIERSIMYPGGWALLAEPFLDGIDPLYDNFESFNKWIDEDWGFNYKDTIYAPALNSLRDLDRAVAELDRVLDAGARFIYLCTGPAYGRSPGDPYFDPFWARINEAKAVICYHISENHYQEHVASQWGWKMGPPFQFSAWQWQNTYGERPITDTLSALIFDNLFGRFPDIRVLVSEHGAAWIPHFISHMDKSRGMARLGPWLGGPLTERPSEIFKRHVNVVPYPEDDTVKLVEALGGTEALVMGSDWPHAEGLREPAEMYLKVEGLDETRRREFLRDNGLALLK
- a CDS encoding TetR/AcrR family transcriptional regulator translates to MDVHPVSAPGRPRDPSTENRVYAAAKQELAARGFEGFSMRGVARRSGVARPSLLLRWPNRDALILDTLERLIEWPRPRPEAGVRAELDAIVAHLGRVMAPEMLSIQLRLIADAPRHPELYAAFQDKVIAKAGKRLVGLLESAVRERLLPPDADVRWAADALIGVMYMRTIRAPGRQPPSPAAQREIIDALWEGLTAVRG